ATTCTCGCCGCGAGTAATTCGATGTCGTATGCTGGGTCCACGTTGCGGCCGCCCGGATGATGGGGCACGCGACTCTCTCCCACTCGCGATTTCGGAGCCTGCTGTGCTTCTTCCCATTCCTGCGCCAGTTCTAGGCGAATTTTTCGGCACGCTGACGTTGATTCTGCTGGGCGATGGCGTGGTGGCCGGCGTGCTGCTGAACCGCTCGAAGGCGCACAGCGCGGGCTGGATTGTGATTACCGCGGGCTGGGCCTTTGCCGTGACCTGCGGCATTTTTGTCTCGAAGGCTTTGGGTGGTCTCGGTGCGTTGAACCCGGTGGGACCGCTGGCCGACATGGTGCTGCAGCAAATGCCGCCCGTCGACGGTCTAGCGCTCGTCGCCGCACAAATGGTTGGTGCGTTCGTCGGCGCGGTCCTGGTTTGGCTCCACTATTTGCCACACTGGCAAGTGACGAAAGAACAAGACCTGAAGTTGGCCGTCTTTTGCACCGCGCCGGCAATTCGCAGCCCGCTCTCCAATTTGTTGGGAGAGTTCATCGGTACGTTCGCGCTTGTGTTCATCGCCTCAGCTGTCGGCAAGGTGACGAAAACCGGCGACGGGCTCAACGTTGTCGGCGGCCTGGAACCGCCGCTGATTGGTCTGGTGGTTTGGGCTATCGGTCTCAGCCTGGGGGGAACCACGGGCTATGCGATTAACCCTGCCCGCGACCTGGCTCCCCGCCTAGCGCACTTTTTGCTCCCCATTGCCGGCAAAGGCTCGTCCGACTGGAGCTACGCCTGGATTCCCGTCGCCGGCCCGATCCTTGGTGGCGTTATTGGAGCGTTCGCCTTCAAATTGCTGACCGCAGGCTGACCTGCCAATGGTGGTGGGGCTGGATGGTAGGCGTACATGCCAGTACCCGGTAGGTTCTGGCCGCTGGCCGGAACCTGAAGCGGCGAGACACCGAGTTTGTAGTTTGCCGGTCGGATGCCGAATGATGGTCCAACTGCCAACCAGGATCACATCCGGCGGATGTGACCTACATGCTGGCGTGAACGGTTACCGAATTTTTCAAGCCGTGACCAAACTAGTCCCTGCTCGAACGTCTAATTCATTAAGGGATGCTCTTTCATAATCTGGTCGTACGTGAATGCTAAGTGTGCCATTATTGGCGCATTACTTGCCATGCAATGTTCATCAAGTCCACGTGACTAATGGAGCTTTCGCTGCCCTAAGCTCGCGCAGCGGCACTGTTCACTGCGGAAACTGGCAGCTGACTCACGCGAACTTCCACTGCGGGATAATGGAAATTTAGTGGAAATCGATTTTCGAAGTTTCCTAGGCGCAATCATGACTTACGACTACATGCCGTGGCATAACTGCCTGCCGGGAAAGTCTTTGTGAAGTACCGAAGAGTCACCCCGGCATGTTGTTGATTGTTAGAATTCCGGAAATTTCCGTTCGTCGTTTCAGGCAACTTTCAGGCTGAGTGCACGCTGGTGAACTGGCGTTATCCAGCCCAGTTTGGCGCAAACCGCAAAAGGGGGGCGTTCAATTAAGGGGTCGTTAATTGAACAGCGATGTGCGCAACTCTCGCGTTTTGCGAGCGATCGGTGTTCAACAATGAGGGTGATTGTTGAACATATAGGTTGAAAATTGGGCGGGGAGATTACGTGGCGAAAAGCTGCGTCGTGGTGATCCTGATTTTCTCGGAGAAAGTGGTTGCCAGCGATGGTTGCCGGGATGCTTGCCTGGTTCGATCGGAAACCGTCTCGTGATCAGGTCAGACAACCAATTTGGCACACTACCGATAGGGCCAACATCTGGGCGCTGCCCGCGGTAACGATTAAGGTGGCAGGTTTGGGTAGCCTAATGGCTGCCGCTGGTTC
Above is a window of Anatilimnocola aggregata DNA encoding:
- a CDS encoding MIP/aquaporin family protein; protein product: MLLPIPAPVLGEFFGTLTLILLGDGVVAGVLLNRSKAHSAGWIVITAGWAFAVTCGIFVSKALGGLGALNPVGPLADMVLQQMPPVDGLALVAAQMVGAFVGAVLVWLHYLPHWQVTKEQDLKLAVFCTAPAIRSPLSNLLGEFIGTFALVFIASAVGKVTKTGDGLNVVGGLEPPLIGLVVWAIGLSLGGTTGYAINPARDLAPRLAHFLLPIAGKGSSDWSYAWIPVAGPILGGVIGAFAFKLLTAG